Part of the Triticum aestivum cultivar Chinese Spring chromosome 4D, IWGSC CS RefSeq v2.1, whole genome shotgun sequence genome is shown below.
CATCACGAAGCGGCTCGCCGACTCCGGCGGGGAGCCCGGCAGATGCCAAGATGAGGACATCTGATACGTTCATGCGTGTGCTGTTGGCTAGCTGAAGAAGTTGCAGCAGGGTTGGGGGTGTGCCTCGTGCCTGCCTGGTTTCCTCTGTCGGGGGAGGGGGGAAAGAGGCAcagaaggtgcctccagatttgtaCAAAGTCTCGTAATTTCTATCGTATCATAAATTTACCTTGAGGTTGACACATTTCTCTTCTCTGGGTTCTCTGTTTGTGGCTGATGAGTTATGATGATTCCACTTGTGTGCGAATGGAGTATATTTTATCTGGCGTTGGCATCGCGTGCTGCCGTGCTCCAACTTATTTTCCTGTTGTTTGCTCAAACTTAACGTGTGATAAACGAGGAACACAAAGTCACCAACCCTCTCCACGAGCATCATCTGACTGGTGTCAAGTTCGATTTGTGATGGATCGTTTTTCTTTTTGTGAAAGCTCATTTGATCGTTACATTGTCTCTTCTTTTTGGCTTTTTTGGTTCACAGGATATAGAAATATTATAGGATTAGGAAAACTATAAGGCAGCTTTGCTTCATAGGATATGAAAAGTATAGGAATAGAAaaatcataggaaatgagatgacatgcatctcaactCTTATAAGAAAATAGATGTCCTGTGATGCATATGATAAGAATTTTTTCATTGAATCTAGGCAATGTTTTTTTTCTTTgaaaatgtgaaggattgattctTATTCTACATACGAATAGacatccattcctacaaaccaaagagaTTCAAAGAATTTTTAACCTACAAAATTCATATGTCATGTGATGCATATGATAAAAATAAAATTCTTATGGACGAAAGGAGGCCTAAGAAGTGAGACGCATTGTAGCTCAAATTCTATGAACAGCGATAGAAAGAAATACATCATTCAGTTCACATGATATGCTTTTCTTCTATTAGGTCTGAGCTAACATTTCTTGTACTTTGAAGTACGGCAGATAGGAAACAATCATGTATAGAAATGTGACTCTTAAGGAAAATTTTCATACAAAAATTATATCACGTAGAATTCTCAcaaaattcctgtaaaccaaagagGCCTTAGAATAATGATCCAGCTTACCGATTTATTCGTTGAAAAAGTGCAATGAATCAAATAATTGAAACTATTAAGAACAAAGATCAAGTGAAACCATTTCCACCAAACGGCCAAATAAGCAACCACTCCTACATAGCCTCCTCCCTAGTTTTATCCTTTTCCTTATTTCTTTCTCCTCCACCCATTTCTCCATGGTAGATTTTATTTCTCATCCACTCCTCTTGATCCCCTCCTCGCGTGTGGACTTCTCTACCCCCACACCACTCTCATCTTCCTTCTCCCAAGGGTGCAGAGCTCGTTCGCATGGATGACCTCAACGGTATGAGCTCATGATGGAGCTTGGAACAAGGACTCTTATCCTCGCTACGATTGGTGAAGATGACCCCCCCTCCCTCCACTAGATCCGGTGTTGTTGTTCGGCTAGGCAGATTTGGGGGCGTGAGTCCAAAGACAAGAAGGTCGAGTGCCTCAAATGTTGGCTGAAAACAGTTTTGTGACCAGCCGATTTCTAACTAAaccaatcaagatccaacggatCCCCCGTCGTCTTCTAGCCCAGGCCAATGGATTGTTTATCCTCTTCCTCCGACTACCGCCAATCCACCCCAGGCCTCGCCGCCAATCTCCACCACCCTCAGCCCCCGACACTCCCGCGacagcctcgccgccccgcccttcCCCCAACCGCCGCCCACCgtcatgccgccgccgcccccggccatccctctaacccCGTCATTGAGCAGATTTTTCCCGACGAACCTGCACCCCCATGTAAGATAGAATGTCGGCGAGCCTGCCACCGTAAGATAGATCAGATGACGAGCCTGCCACCCTGCCACCCTAAGATAGATCGCCAGCGGCtgctccttccttccttccctccGGCGAGACTGCTTCTTCTTCCAAAACTCGACCGGCCCAGATAGTAAATTCAGACGACTTACCTATAGATATTGTGATTTTTTTTCAACACAAGAAGGGCCCCGAAGGACCCAGACTTATATTATATAAGCATGCAACATCTTACATAAAGGCCCAACAGAAAGAGAAAATTACAATCCAGGCCGGACATTTTTGTAGATAGGACCCCAGACAACAAAACTGAAAAGCAATCGAGTCCTCTTCGCCGTCTTCGATCCTGGcccgatcccaccaccaccggggACGAAACCACTTGGGGCGGAGGAATGGCTACAGCACCACCAGCGCACAATCAGAGGTAGACAGTTGAAGTACCAGACGAAGAACCTGCTAAACTGCCTCCCATATGGCTCGGCGGCCAGGAGGAAATAGAGGAGCCGGACGCCGTCGCTGGAACTCCGAGTGGTCGCCTTTCGACCAGAAGGTGCAGCGGCGCAGTGGCAAGAACCTCCTGATGCTCTTTGCACCGAGATCCCCCACCATTTGCTGCAAAACTTAGGCTCCAAGGACACGCAGAAAGGATAGAGCAACTAAATCCCCTTCCTCCCTCTTCTTCCAGTCCACCTCCATGGCAGCTTGAGAAGAAGTGGGGAAGAAGGAGCTTGAGCTCCAGATCTGGGACACCTGCGAGCTTATTTGGGGGAGAAACGCCGACGAAAATCCCCTCCGCCTCTGGCTCCGACCACCGGAGCACCGTTAAGAGGAGTTTCACCGCCGCCAGCCGCTGGTCACAGCTCGCCTGCACCAGCCGCATACCTCCCGACGGCATAACGCTAGTCCTAAAGACAACCTGACATCTAGTCTGTACGGCAATCCAAGCTCTTCTCCCCGCCCTACTCCGGCCGGCAGCgccgtcggagaggagaggggccCGAGCCGGGCCTGAGCAAGAGGCGACTCTCAAGaagagaggggaggaggaggagaggagaaggagaggagacGGGACATAAACCCCTAGATATTGTGATTTTGATTTTCCATTGCAACGCACAAGCATGTGTATATTGTAATAAAAAAAACTGTGTGTTGTGTTTAGCGAGTCAATCCCCTCACCAACCCGCACCGGACCGGGGCCTCCGGTCTCGTCGTCGTAGGTGCGGCAAACACCACGAAACCAAACCAGACCACCAGACCTGAGCCGCCGGAGCGAGGGGTAGGTAGGTGGCGCCTCTCCGTCGCGTATTTAGAGTccaccccctccccttcctcctctGTTCCACCTCACCAACCGAAACCAAACCAACCAATCTACCACCCCTCTCCAATGGCAACCGCGCCCACGTCGCACCAGCTCGCCGCCGGGGCGCCCTGGAGCTCCCTCCCCCGCGGCGGGTTCCGGGCGCTCACGGACTCCGCCCCCGCCTCCGTCCGCTTCTCCGTcggtcgccgccgcgccgcccgcctagGTCCGTCCCGCTGCTCCGCGCCTCCTCGATTCCTGTTGTTAGAACGCGCTTCGCCGTGTCTGCTCCGTTTATGGGGTTGGGGGTAACTGGTTGGTTGCTTTAAGGCGAGCTTAGGATTGCTTGGTCAGCTGCTGCCTGAGAGTATAGTATGGCCGTCGTTGGTGGCATGGAGAAGAGGGTTTGTGAACTGTTCTGTAGAGAAAAGCCGTCTTTCTGATGCCATTTTCGGAACCGTATTTCCGCGATCGCAATTTCAAAGATCATAGTTCGTTTGGCCATATCACCCATAGCTCAGTACAGGTTCACTGTTGCATCTCCATTGGTGTTTTGAGATCTCAGGGGTTGTGACAGTACCTAGTTCCAATGCTGTCGTTTTTTGTATCCTGAATTTGTATATTCTATGTAAACTCTGAGATGCCCTGCATGTCAGCATAACTGCAGTTCTCTTTGAACGAGAACCGTAAAAGAGCTAACTCTGACATGTGTTGCTCCGTAAATTGGAGAACAGAGGTGAAAGCAGCTGGAAACATCTTCGGGGACTACTTCCAGGTTGCAACTTATGGAGAGTCTCATGGAGGCGGTGTTGGCTGCGTTATCAGTGGTTGTCCACCCAGAATCCCACTCACGGAGGAAGACATGCAAGGAGACCTTGATCGAAGGTGTGCTTCAATATTTCATTAGTTTTCCAGCTGCTGCCAGAATTAGGATATTGCAAATGCATTCTGTTGAACTCTTGGAGATATAATCATTAGATATTTCCATGATGCAAACTAATATGAAGAGGTTGATTATCACAGGCGGCCGGGTCAGAGCAGAATAACAACCCCAAGGAAGGAGACCGATACTTGTAAAATCCTTTCAGGGACATACGAAGGTAGGGTACATTTCAAGACATGGGATATCCTTGGTGCATTTGATTTTTAAATAAGAATGCATTAGTTTGTGTCAGTGTTATGAAAAGCTGAATGAATTTTCTGCAGGAATGACCACTGggacaccaattcatgttcttgtCCCAAACACGGATCAAAGAGGGGGTGTAAGTATCTAGTAGTAGTATCTCATATAAGATTTTTAATAACTGCTCATGGTAGCTGGACATTTGGAAGGGCAATAATTGTTGGCACTGACCCTTTTGTTTCGCAATCATATTTGGTTCCACAGGATTACACTGAAATGGCTAAGGCGTACAGACCTTCCCATGCGGATTTAACTTATGACCTCAAATACGGTGTTAGATCTGTGCAGGTACCTGTTGTCATACATATATAAAATGTATAGACCAGTTCTCACACTGAAGCACTAACTATTGCAGCTTTTCTGCTTCAACTTTACATGTGGGTGTTTTCTGTACTTGAATAGTTGAATTAAACAATTTTCTATACCAACTGTAATAGGGAGGTGGAAGGTCATCGGCAAGAGAAACCATTGGAAGGGTAGCTGCAGGAGCTGTTGcaaagaaaattcttaagctcaaaTGTGGGGTAGAGGTTCGGTCCTACTTGGCACCTTTTTTTTTTAACTATTCCACATCTGTAACCAAGTCTTGTCACTCCCCTGGTTACTGCTTGATAAACAATGGCCTGAAGAAAGAAAACTTGCATGTGGATACATCCTAAATATGTCGAAGCATTCAACTTTTGTCTTAAATTAAATATTAGCATCGTTAGATTTTGCAAATAAGCAGTGGTTTTCCCCTTGGATGGCCCctctttattttgtttttatttcagTTCTTGCTTGACCTAAATATGACAATCCAGTTGTTTATGTACTTCGATCCGTCTTGTATACTGTTGCATAGAGCAATCTGTATCATGCTGATGCGAATACTGATTTATTTCACCATTTCATTCCCACACAGAAGGGCAAATTTCGTGGCTCTCTCTGTCTTGATAACTTAATTTTTCAGTACCTTATGGCGGAGAAATATTTACCTGCAGATTCTAGCATTTGTTTCCAAAGTGCATCAAGTGGTACTTCCTGAAGACGCAGTTGATTACGAAGCTCTTACCCTGGATCAGGTCCGTGGTTGCCACCCTTTTGACTAACATTACAGGATACTCTTCAGTGATTTACTggatttttttcttgtttttaaaaTTTCCAGATAGAGAGCAACATCTGTAGATGTCCTGATCCAGAATATGCACAGAAGatgattgatgcaattgataaagTACGAATTAATGGGAATTCGATTGGTGGGGTGGTCACATGCATTGCCAGAAATGTTCCTCGTGTAAGTATTAAGATTCTGTTATGTTGATTTTGGTGTGTTCCAGCATAATAAACCAAATAAGGCCTCACTCTATTTTGTTCTCGGCTCATCATTATCATACATCATATTTGTTGCTTAATCATCATTGACACAATTCAGTAATAGTAACGCATTGTCTTCTGCCTGCTGGTATAATTTATAGGGGCTTGGTTCTCCTGTATTTGACAAACTTGAAGCTCTACTGGCAAAGGCTATGCTTTCTCTTCCTGCAAGCAAGGGGTTTGAGATCGGTAGTGGATTTGCAGGTAGGAAATTGGTTTGCACAAAATTGGTTGTTGTGGGAATGCCTCCTACAAATCGCCTGACTATTAGTAACTTGTTCCCAGGTACTGACCTAACTGGAAGTGAGCATAACGATGAGTTCTATATGGATGAGGCTGGAAATGTGAGAACACGAACCAATCGCTCGGGCGGTGTACAGGTATTTATCTTAGCGCCTGCTTTACTATTACAATGTTCATTTTCAATACTTAAAATCAGAAGTATGACACTTGATTGTTAATTTGTGTTCATGCAGGGAGGGATATCAAATGGTGAAACTATATACTTCAAAGTAGCTTTCAAGCCAACAGCAACTATTGGGGTAAGTCATTCCAGTGCAGAGAACTTCCTTTCAGAATTGCAAAACAGAGAAAATGTTCTTGAAAGTGTAGCAACGTTTCCATGGCATGCTTTTCGAATGATAAGAACTGTGATATTATGCCGTAATAACTTGTAACCACTGCTATGTCAAGTATCAAACTTGTTAGCAGCCATGAATAGTCAAACCTTTATTTggtgcaaaaatttggtttcttCCCATTGGAGTATAAGTAGGGCGACATTTCATGCATGCTACCTGTGGTACATTTGTATAGTCATTCATCTGAGGTGTTAATTTCATTTTCCCAGAAGAAGCAAAATACTGTAACAAGGGATCATGAGGATATCGAACTTCTGACAAGGGGTCGCCATGACCCATGTGTTGTCCCTAGGGGTAATGGATCCATCTAATACTCTACCTTTTGTTACGTCTATTGGTGTCCTATCACCTGATCCTTTCCCCATCATTGCTTCTGTAGCTGTTCCAATGGTGGAGACGATGGCCGCATTGGTCCTCATGGACCAGCTGATGGCACATGTTGCTCAATGCGAGATGTTCCCGCTGAACCTCGCCCTACAAGAACCAATCGGCTCCACGAACAGTACACCTGCGTTGGCACCAGATCTAGCATAATACCTGCTTTGGAACGAGAAGGCCCTCTTACATATTCTCCTCCCTCTCTTTCATCTCCCATATTTCAGGGTTTTGCTAAGCAGTTTGCAGTTTTGTACCAAACTGTATACTAGAATATACATTGGATTAGTGTACACCAAGAGATCTGTTGATCACCGAAAATAAAAAGTTTGTGACGTGAACAGTTTGTTCTGGACAACCAGTCAATGTGAGCAATAGAACATTTCTCCACTTGTTGAAGATACTGATATTGTGCTTTCCATGTACGCCAGTATAGTTTCTATGTGCGTCAGATATTCATGCTTGCACGTCAGTCTCTGTTCCCTGGCGAAATTGTTGTCTGGCGTAAAATTGAAATGCGATGTGTGTTATAGTATACTCTGTGTATGTATGCACTGAGAACATGATCATCTTTTAGATCTCGAAAACGAAGGAGATATATCGGATTGTTTGATGATGATTCGGTGCTTCTATATTGTCCTGCCTGCTCGCGACAGCAGGCGATAGTTTGGACCATGACACGGGGTCGCTGTCAGTGACAACATTAATCTCCAAACGCCTTAATTTGCCCTTGGTTGTGTATAATGTGTTTTCTAAGCACACATTTCTTGACTTTACACTTTGTGCTAGGAAAGGGGTGTGCTGAGTTTTCATGGACAGAAACAAAAGGACATAATTGGAAATAATGTGAAACCAGGAGAGCGACTTGTGAGGATAACAACCAAACACACTACTAGCGGATTACAGCTAACAATATGCTCTATTTTATTTGGCTTGATGGCTACAGCTACTAACAATGTTGAGTACTCAACAATGTTCTCTATTACGCACTACTACAGTACATATTATTTGGGTTGGTGGTCGACAAATTACGTATCTTTCCCGAAACCTAAAAGCAAGTAAAGACGTCGACCAAGTACACAagcaagctcagagatgttctactatcttttcagttttgtcatgtcggtccttacATGACTTGTATTTTGCTCTTTAtaatataaatgagacacgtattaccatgcaaccCAGCGCAAAAGAATTATACTATACTCAAGTTCTACTCACATGATGCTTTTTATGCGTGGTATGGAATTGAGTCTTTTGCAGGGTATGAAATTAATATTTGAATGTCCAAGGTCATGCATTTTGTGATAAAAGAATTAATCCTCAAATATAGGACACTTTGTATCTATTTATTTATTGCGAAGGGCCTAATGCTACTCCATATATTAAACATCGCACGCCCCTTTTTTCAAGGTAAAAGGGAATTTATTAACTCAAAAAGGGGATTGTCCAGATTGCAAAGGAGGGGTATATCGTCCGCCCCCTGACCGGATCAAACATGTCCTTACAAA
Proteins encoded:
- the LOC123098022 gene encoding chorismate synthase 2, chloroplastic, which translates into the protein MATAPTSHQLAAGAPWSSLPRGGFRALTDSAPASVRFSVGRRRAARLEVKAAGNIFGDYFQVATYGESHGGGVGCVISGCPPRIPLTEEDMQGDLDRRRPGQSRITTPRKETDTCKILSGTYEGMTTGTPIHVLVPNTDQRGGDYTEMAKAYRPSHADLTYDLKYGVRSVQGGGRSSARETIGRVAAGAVAKKILKLKCGVEILAFVSKVHQVVLPEDAVDYEALTLDQIESNICRCPDPEYAQKMIDAIDKVRINGNSIGGVVTCIARNVPRGLGSPVFDKLEALLAKAMLSLPASKGFEIGSGFAGTDLTGSEHNDEFYMDEAGNVRTRTNRSGGVQGGISNGETIYFKVAFKPTATIGKKQNTVTRDHEDIELLTRGRHDPCVVPRAVPMVETMAALVLMDQLMAHVAQCEMFPLNLALQEPIGSTNSTPALAPDLA